ACTCGGGATCTGACAAGATGGCCGGGCTTCCCCGCAGGATCATCAAGAAAACCCAGCGTTTGCTGGCAGAACCAGTTCCTGGCATTAAAGCAGAACCAGATGAAAGCAACGCCCATTATTTTCATGTGGTCATTGCTGGGCCCCAGGATTCCCCCTTTGAGGGAGGGACTTTTAAACTTGAACTATTCCTTTCAGAAGAATACCCAATGGCAGCACCTAAAGTACGTTTCATGACCAAAATTTATCATCCTAATGTAGACAAGTTGGGAAGAATATGTTTAGATATTTTGAAAGATAAgtggtccccagcactgcagatcTGCACAGTTCTGCTATCAATCCAGGCTTTGTTAAGTGCTCCTAATCCAGATGATCCATTAGCAAATGATGTAGCCGAGCAGTGGAAGACCAATGAAGCCCAAGCCATAGAAACAGCGAGAGCATGGACTAGGCTATATGCCATGAATAATATTTAATTCGCTCAGATCATCAAGTGTACATCCCTTTCCTGTTCTGCCaagacttcttccttttttttgtttgcatttaaTGGACACAGTCTTAGAACCATTACAGAATAAAAGCCCAGGCATCTTCAGCTTTAGTGATTACATGCACATTAGCAACTCTATGTCCTGTCCTGATTCACTGTTGTAAAGCAGAGG
This is a stretch of genomic DNA from Meriones unguiculatus strain TT.TT164.6M chromosome 1, Bangor_MerUng_6.1, whole genome shotgun sequence. It encodes these proteins:
- the LOC110561467 gene encoding ubiquitin-conjugating enzyme E2 N-like, yielding MAGLPRRIIKKTQRLLAEPVPGIKAEPDESNAHYFHVVIAGPQDSPFEGGTFKLELFLSEEYPMAAPKVRFMTKIYHPNVDKLGRICLDILKDKWSPALQICTVLLSIQALLSAPNPDDPLANDVAEQWKTNEAQAIETARAWTRLYAMNNI